A single genomic interval of Dysidea avara chromosome 6, odDysAvar1.4, whole genome shotgun sequence harbors:
- the LOC136258743 gene encoding uncharacterized protein isoform X1: protein MAAASFKESGSDHMWTVLFFFHGVVQRHLLIILTAGRNYRLGLSSRKFFLLLTSVCGNWSHFFWEPVSFLHTFYQQLTAATSSGTVNELSAFKNLFHLVCPYFTDHARIANKILFQFYLVITRFLDLVISVSDASCELT from the exons atggcagctgcttcctttaaagaatctggtagcgaccacatgtggacagttttgttcttttttcatggagttgttcaacgtcatcttctaattatacttacagct ggtaggaattacagacttggtctcagttctaggaaattcttcttattgctaacatct gtttgtggaaactggtctcatttcttctgggaaccggtctcatttcttcatactttttatcaacagctgacggctgctacctcgtctggcactgtaaatgagttgagtgctttcaagaacctgttccatcttgtttgtccttatttcactgaccatgctcgtattgctaacaaaa tcttgtttcagttttACTTAGTGATTAccagattcttggacttggttatcagtgtatcagatgcttcttgtgagcttacataa
- the LOC136258743 gene encoding uncharacterized protein isoform X2, producing MAAASFKESGSDHMWTVLFFFHGVVQRHLLIILTAGRNYRLGLSSRKFFLLLTSVCGNWSHFFWEPVSFLHTFYQQLTAATSSGTVNELSAFKNLFHLVCPYFTDHARIANKILLSDYQILGLGYQCIRCFL from the exons atggcagctgcttcctttaaagaatctggtagcgaccacatgtggacagttttgttcttttttcatggagttgttcaacgtcatcttctaattatacttacagct ggtaggaattacagacttggtctcagttctaggaaattcttcttattgctaacatct gtttgtggaaactggtctcatttcttctgggaaccggtctcatttcttcatactttttatcaacagctgacggctgctacctcgtctggcactgtaaatgagttgagtgctttcaagaacctgttccatcttgtttgtccttatttcactgaccatgctcgtattgctaacaaaa ttttACTTAGTGATTAccagattcttggacttggttatcagtgtatcagatgcttcttgtga